One segment of Candidatus Methylomirabilis tolerans DNA contains the following:
- a CDS encoding dCTP deaminase: FATLEISNTTPLPARIYANEGIAQVLFFESDEPCLVSYADKKGKYQAQLDITLPKI; the protein is encoded by the coding sequence TTTGCGACCCTCGAAATCAGCAATACGACACCGCTCCCTGCCAGGATCTATGCCAACGAAGGGATCGCGCAAGTACTCTTTTTCGAGAGCGATGAACCATGCCTCGTATCGTACGCAGACAAGAAGGGCAAATATCAGGCCCAGCTAGACATCACGCTGCCGAAAATCTAG